The Eriocheir sinensis breed Jianghai 21 chromosome 21, ASM2467909v1, whole genome shotgun sequence genome includes a region encoding these proteins:
- the LOC127001663 gene encoding uncharacterized protein LOC127001663, which produces MAQKDTKGFVTHNSFREKNDKYMLEKKSVADRMKEINSPYTPTPNRAIIASAAATRAKEEEKKKKERREMSQRQKEEAERAEEEKLEAMKRAAAEKSEALRIKEEIKARVARSNAAVAASERAEKAATVLPAHHLHTTQGTSIKNDTQERENVYKSNGTQLKESAKENADLVLHNKIKRPKETVRKEELLSSYKAAGEPVGPVGRKEAIIAVGTHGAASTNDMHTLISSSQTKDQEKEITDVRTSEIEQQMHKNTMHSHHNERESMSTAEKVEVHLASQNGARPKEKNGEPSIYAVNNQAGQNSDQLYKSRSSTAIQQNENNSYRQEKEIISVTGNEASQSEADGGKKEIVSVTGHEKYTVGESEASSSRYEDKKPNVHHTELNKRTVENSEVEEHIPEDIQGYQNGPPSANGDPRDTNHQREHSRRSQQYYTPPAQRNEGFRPSHQHPHHREQWNSNHNYDKRGQRPQNQPPFNSHPHGQQTSQLHGPQRALICGSCGEKFNLKKKLPRNLYCGHSLCTQCISKQTYYGHHVACPLCPLHTWHVKNASECPVNQPLLKILSEESMQYDVAQEKESKGPHLPEGSDIRQRQSQPGNDSVARGGMGQLGHQSLPPRSPHGSKCLESGVRPSSYCCTCKVWVCARCAEAEHSTKRCSVKPLKDQLAAMKQDNDQEGKRAQEQLNNSLQILENSLDEDKTFLMWMRVAYERIEKKNTIMEKKLEEGRELMKKLTDAMEAVSIARNLPEALAEFQGKEDMAKTAQQWGSSAELNATASSQETTVCLKHLLKRTLESLEIDENGKSGMYVVDKLLGSELCSELRVEGGRFHLHALRKGQATSQAFRALPVKCIKLCQATGSTLIFLDLSWGEVDRGRLYIRLTGDTLRGRQFISLCIGEEGISFRGTCFHRVWWKGLPGEHVWTGDYEKSDGSGGRSLLSPNSHKDIPAGRKVPISAGLVAGRYEKEDISTIFRIYTKEEKEGKDEAGFGQVEFGLNIVKEAVRVRNITDVVISDCGLVLEM; this is translated from the exons ATGGCTCAGAAAGATACAAAAGGTTTTGTTACTCATAATTCCTTCAGAGAGAAAAATGACAAGTAcatgttagaaaaaaaaagtgtagcagATCGCATGAAAGAAATTAATTCTCCCTACACCCCAACTCCTAATAGAGCAATAATAGCAAGTGCAGCTGCTACTagagcaaaagaggaagaaaaaaagaaaaaggaaagaagagaaatgtctcaaagacaaaaggaagaagcagaaagagcagaagaagaaaaattagaagcaATGAAAAGGGCAGCAGCAGAAAAGTCTGAAGCTttaaggataaaagaggaaattaaagcaAGAGTGGCAAGATCAAATGCAGCAGTAGCTGCAAGTGAAAGAGCAGAAAAAGCAGCAACAGTCTTGCCAGCTCATCACCTTCACACAACACAAGGAACATCTATCAAAAATGATACCCAAGAGAGGGAGAATGTCTATAAATCCAATGGAACACAACTAAAAGAAAGTGCTAAAGAAAATGCTGACTTGGTACTGCACAATAAAATTAAAAGGCCCAAAGAAActgtaagaaaagaagaattattGTCTAGTTACAAGGCAGCAGGGGAACCAGTTGGGCCTGTGGGCAGAAAAGAAGCAATCATAGCAGTAGGAACACACGGAGCTGCTTCAACAAATGACATGCACACATTAATCAGCTCCTCCCAAACTAAAGACCAAGAAAAGGAGATCACTGATGTAAGAACTTCAGAAATTGAGCAACAAATGCACAAAAATACAATGCACAGCCATCATAATGAAAGAGAGTCAATGAGCACTGCAGAAAAGGTGGAAGTTCATCTTGCTAGCCAGAATGGTGCTAGgccaaaagaaaaaaacggtGAACCTTCAATTTATGCAGTAAATAATCAGGCTGGACAGAATAGTGATCAACTTTATAAAAGCAGGAGCAGCACCGCCATCCAACAAAATGAGAACAACAGCTATaggcaagaaaaggaaattatatcAGTGACAGGAAATGAGGCCTCACAGTCAGAAGCTGATGGAGGCAAGAAGGAAATTGTATCTGTGACAGGACATGAAAAATATACTGTAGGGGAATCTGAGGCATCATCATCAAGATATGAAGACAAGAAACCAAACGTCCATCATACAGAACTAAACAAAAGGACAGTGGAGAACTCAGAGGTGGAGGAACATATACCAGAGGACATTCAAGGCTATCAGAATGGACCTCCATCAGCTAATGGAGATCCCAGAGACACCAATCATCAGAGAGAGCACAGTCGCAGGAGTCAGCAGTACTACACCCCCCCAGCACAGAGGAATGAAGGCTTCCGGCCCAGCCATCAGCACCCCCACCACAGAGAACAATGGAACAGCAACCATAACTATGACAAAAGGGGGCAGAGACCTCAAAACCAGCCACCCTTCAACAGCCACCCACATGGTCAGCAAACCTCACAACTTCATGGTCCCCAAAG aGCTTTGATTTGTGGATCCTGTGGAGAAAAATTCAATTTGAAAAAGAAACTGCCAAGGAATTTGTACTGTGGCCATTCCCTTTGCACTCAATGTATATCAAAGCAAACTTACTATGGCCATCATGTGGCTTGTCCTTTATGTCCATTACATACATGGCATGTTAAAAATGCTTCAGAGTGTCCAGTCAATCAGCCTTTGTTGAAAATACTCTCAGAAGAAAGCATGCAATATGATGTAgcacaagaaaaagaaagcaaaggaccACACTTACCTGAAGGCAGTGACATAAGGCAACGCCAGTCCCAGCCAGGGAATGACAGTGTGGCAAGGGGTGGCATGGGGCAGCTAGGACATCAGTCTCTCCCACCAAGATCTCCTCATGGAAGTAAGTGTTTGGAGAGTGGTGTGCGCCCCTCCTCCTACTGCTGTACCTGCAAGGTCTGGGTGTGTGCCAGGTGTGCTGAAGCTGAGCACTCAACTAAAAGGTGCTCTGTCAAGCCTCTCAAAGACCAACTTGCAGCTATGAAGCAGGATAATGATCAAGAAGGCAAAAGAGCACAAGAGCAACTTAACAATTCTCTACAGATCCTAGAAAATAGCCTTGATGAAGATAAGACTTTCCTTATGTGGATGAGAGTTGCATATGAGcgcatagagaaaaaaaacacaattatGGAAAAGAAACTAGAAGAAGGCAGAGAATTAATGAAAAAATTGACTGATGCCATGGAGGCTGTGTCAATTGCTAGAAATCTTCCTGAGGCTTTAGCAGAGTTTCAAGGAAAAGAGGACATGGCCAAAACAGCTCAGCAGTGGGGGTCAAGTGCTGAGCTCAATGCCACAGCCAGTAGCCAGGAAACAACAGTCTGCCTTAAG CACCTATTGAAGAGGACCCTTGAGTCACTCGAGATTGATGAAAATGGAAAATCAGGAATGTATGTTGTAGACAAGCTTCTTGGCTCTGAGCTGTGTTCAGAGCTGAGGGTTGAGGGAGGAAGGTTCCATCTTCACGCCTTAAGGAAGGGCCAAGCTACCAGTCAAGCATTTCGAGCCTTGCCA GTAAAGTGCATCAAGTTATGCCAGGCTACCGGGTCAACCCTCATCTTCCTGGACCTGTCATGGGGTGAGGTGGATCGTGGCCGTCTCTACATACGCCTCACGGGGGACACACTCCGGGGGCGCCAGTTCATCAGCCTGTGCATTGGTGAGGAAGGCATCTCCTTCCGAGGGACCTGTTTCCATAGGGTGTGGTGGAAGGGCCTGCCAGGAGAGCATGTCTGGACAGGAGACTATGAGAAGAGTGATGGCAGTGGAGGAAGGTCACTTCTTTCACCTAACAGCCACAAAGACATTCCAGCAGGCCGGAAGGTCCCCATCTCGGCAGGCTTGGTGGCTGGTCGCTACGAGAAAGAGGATATCAGTACAATCTTCCGCATATacacaaaggaggagaaggaaggaaaagatgaagctgGTTTTGGTCAGGTGGAGTTTGGGTTAAACATAGTGAAGGAAGCAGTCAGGGTCAGAAATATTACAGATGTGGTGATCAGTGACTGTGGCCTTGTGTTGGAGATGTAA
- the LOC127001656 gene encoding uncharacterized protein LOC127001656, with product MACNQPRQTRRATSCVRKQERRNIVTHKTNVADVEITYPRKGTKETKLGDFDKETKNITPLKQYMRNVDPEDLNIISSTHAEETFSLRQDKDTAPLKLDQEAVGTNESSSESDEPTLHDEDRVRESGFKECGELMKSEEMSETESDEEWREVMSDGQSELVESFQLTCNLSQDSTYEKEDGPNGEPREDILPRNCKEASTELDDMCCLGSELGPWSSDVPYKYTLAKKRKRHGLEAVVDGMRKAKGENIKTEKRRSIDEATLRMYIRISKKEKGVWQVIKDKRKRLYDEKANRYKLKPEEGEPHDALWRGDEDEDDDYDNEYEESDEDQQMMVRRRKVRRSYDSSLENQLLRDMKTDLVTRLQKIKKHRGAAVVSSSCLSNDPELLLTPIQDDDKEEKEKTNVDSETSRSQTPEKEQVFTRKDRGKLYKIENELEDHDLEGWFDEEVREERRRKYQQNYEMMGLAQASINFGQVNEYLREWRAGEGSIMLEPRHFVLPHKMAQHPWIKKGITREEFEKREKKRAAAAYAKWAVKSKYEKTIASVERLGRRYENIFVERLKAAMTDYWEGTDWITLDDWLRMCPLLIHGKNAKKTLFHALPQFRNSDMNVLFKSWLDICPLRDVLPLHHRICQWICLLEDPTWCVLEVISHVKVLNIIKAKRVNRITSPRPEPTRHFIKYVSADYERNLWQRFIYEVYIKGREKELKKFVISEGDWEKIQEPLLHCDRLNKIKYVDPVAKHLKVLKSFLKRGNKFCKLRSPTIRDMSSSDSNSENDNYDKETSTLEDDFLRTESVERRNVSQRK from the exons ATG GCCTGCAACCAGCCACGCCAGACACGGAGGGCGACTTCCTGCGTGcggaaacaagaaagaaggaacattGTGACCCACAAGACCAATGTTGCTGATGTTGAGATCACTTACCCcagaaagggaacgaaggaaacGAAACTTGGAGACTTCGACAAAGAAACTAAGAATATCACTCCTTTGAAGCAATACATGCGCAACGTAGACCCGGAGGATTTAAACATTATCTCATCAACCCATGCTGAGGAAACCTTCTCACTGAGGCAAGACAAAGACACCGCACCTTTGAAACTCGACCAGGAGGCTGTTGGTACAAATGAATCCTCGTCTGAAAGTGATGAACCTACTTTGCATGACGAAGATCGTGTAAGAGAAAGTGGCTTCAAAGAGTGTGGTGAATTAATGAAATCTGAAGAGATGAGTGAGACAGAGAGCGATGAAGAATGGCGTGAAGTGATGAGCGATGGCCAAAGTGAACTGGTAGAATCGTTCCAGCTGACGTGCAACTTATCGCAGGATTCCACTTACGAGAAGGAAGACGGCCCCAACGGTGAGCCCCGAGAGGATATCCTGCCGAGGAACTGTAAGGAGGCCAGCACTGAATTGGACGACATGTGCTGTTTGGGATCTGAACTAGGGCCATGGAGTTCAGATGTTCCATACAAGTATACACTGGCGAAGAAGAGGAAACGGCATGGTCTTGAAGCAGTGGTAGACGGTATGAGAAAAGCTAAAGGGGAGAATATCAAAACAGAAAAACGCCGAAGCATTGACGAGGCCACGCTGAGAATGTACATCAGAATTtcgaagaaggaaaagggtgTGTGGCAAGTCATCAAGGATAAAAGAAAACGCCTGTACGATGAAAAAGCAAATCGCTACAAACTAAAACCAGAAGAGGGCGAGCCGCATGATGCATTATGGAGAggggacgaagacgaagacgacgattACGACAATGAATATGAAGAGAGTGATGAAGACCAGCAGatgatggtaaggaggaggaaggtgcgcCGTTCTTACGACTCCAGTTTGGAAAATCAGTTGTTGCGGGATATGAAAACTGATTTGGTGACTCGTCTGCAGAAGATAAAGAAACATCGGGGGGCAGCGGTAGTGTCATCTTCGTGTCTGAGCAATGACCCCGAGCTGCTGCTGACTCCGATCCAGGATgatgacaaggaagagaaggagaagacaaaTGTCGACAGTGAAACCTCACGCTCCCAGACTCCCGAGAAGGAACAGGTCTTTACGCGGAAGGACAGAGGCAAATTGTACAAGATTGAGAATGAGCTGGAAGATCATGATCTGGAAGGGTGGTTTGACGAGGAGGTGCGGGAAGAAAGGCGCCGTAAATACCAGCAGAACTACGAGATGATGGGTCTGGCTCAGGCAAGCATTAACTTCGGGCAAGTAAATGAATACCTCAGGGAATGGCGCGCTGGCGAGGGCTCCATCATGCTGGAGCCACGCCACTTTGTCCTACCGCACAAGATGGCGCAGCATCCCTGGATCAAGAAGGGTATTACTCGGGAAGAGTTCGAGAAACGTGAGAAAAAGAGGGCAGCGGCGGCATACGCTAAGTGGGCGGTGAAATCAAAGTATGAGAAAACAATTGCGTCAGTTGAGAGGCTAGGAAGACGGTACGAGAACATCTTTGTTGAGCGTCTAAAGGCGGCCATGACCGACTACTGGGAAGGGACGGATTGGATCACTTTGGACGACTGGCTACGTATGTGTCCCCTTTTGATACACGGCAAGAATGCCAAAAAGACACTCTTTCATGCTCTGCCACAGTTTCGTAATTCAGATATGAATGTCCTCTTCAAGAGCTGGCTGGATATTTGTCCGCTGAGGGATGTCCTTCCGCTTCATCATAGGATTTGCCAGTGGATCTGTCTTCTGGAAGACCCGACTTGGTGTGTTCTGGAAGTTATTAGTCACGTGAAGGTACTCAATATTATCAAGGCTAAGAGAGTTAACCGGATTACATCTCCCCGACCTGAACCCACCCGTCATTTCATAAAGTACGTCTCTGCAGATTACGAAAGAAACCTTTGGCAGAGGTTCATTTATGAGGTTTACATCAAAGGACGTGAAAAGGAACTGAAGAAGTTTGTAATATCTGAGGGTGACTGGGAGAAGATACAAGAGCCCCTACTGCACTGCGACCGACTGAACAAGATTAAGTATGTAGATCCTGTGGCGAAGCACCTGAAAGTCCTCAAGTCTTTTCTAAAGAGGGGAAACAAATTTTGTAAGCTACGAAGTCCTACCATTCGCGATATGAGTAGCAGTGACAGCAACAGTGAGAATGATAATTATGACAAGGAAACCAGCACGCTGGAAGATGACTTTCTGAGGACTGAGTCAGTGGAGAGAAGGAATGTGTCACAGAGAAAGTGA